The Pseudanabaena galeata CCNP1313 genome includes a region encoding these proteins:
- a CDS encoding metal-dependent hydrolase, translated as MLSVTHAAIATCATSLIIGTADPAVLAASAIASQLPDVDTTKSHIGLVLYPIARWFEERYPHRGVTHSFMASAIVTAVTAPIALWFSWQIWLGIAIGYFFGWFSDVFTKSGVAAFYPSNARLVIPGNPKARLSTGSSGEYWVLSIAIALLVISCQFISNGGITELFERSFFRSPQTAADIFKKEGATRQVFVKVTGVNIYTSEKIDGQEYKVIAANEASVIGKDANGDLYQIGNNEASQIRATSVETRLGDRIEIQANEVSPKDQFVSEWLVSVPENAYLTGSLLVDNVEDLRLPLEQIKFNVFRITVGQIQILNARKQNLEPILDSFIIDGRVILKVRSDEQSIRQSTRTIRGGDRPTIDIEWCRASDQIFGIGNFG; from the coding sequence ATGCTGTCAGTGACCCATGCTGCGATCGCAACTTGCGCGACATCTTTAATAATTGGCACTGCCGATCCCGCTGTTCTGGCAGCAAGTGCGATCGCCTCACAGTTGCCCGATGTGGACACAACTAAGAGTCACATAGGCTTAGTTTTATATCCGATCGCCCGTTGGTTTGAGGAGCGATACCCACACCGAGGCGTAACCCATAGCTTTATGGCAAGTGCGATCGTTACCGCAGTCACCGCACCGATCGCCCTATGGTTTTCATGGCAAATTTGGCTAGGCATTGCGATCGGCTATTTCTTTGGATGGTTTAGCGATGTATTCACTAAGTCGGGAGTAGCGGCGTTTTACCCTAGCAATGCAAGGCTAGTTATTCCCGGAAATCCCAAGGCGCGATTGTCAACTGGGTCGAGCGGTGAATATTGGGTGCTTAGTATTGCGATCGCATTATTAGTAATTTCCTGTCAGTTCATCAGCAATGGTGGCATTACCGAATTATTTGAAAGGTCATTTTTTCGTAGTCCCCAGACCGCAGCCGACATTTTCAAAAAAGAGGGTGCGACGCGACAGGTATTTGTAAAGGTGACGGGTGTAAATATTTACACCTCAGAAAAGATCGATGGTCAGGAATACAAGGTCATCGCCGCCAATGAAGCTTCAGTGATTGGCAAAGATGCCAACGGTGACTTGTACCAGATTGGCAACAACGAAGCATCGCAAATTCGGGCTACTAGCGTAGAAACTAGGCTAGGCGATAGGATCGAGATACAGGCGAACGAGGTTAGCCCCAAGGATCAATTTGTGTCTGAGTGGCTTGTTTCTGTCCCAGAAAATGCCTATTTAACGGGCAGTTTGCTAGTTGATAATGTCGAGGATTTACGACTTCCACTAGAACAAATAAAATTCAATGTTTTTAGAATTACAGTTGGACAAATTCAAATCTTAAATGCCCGTAAACAAAATCTAGAGCCAATTTTGGACAGTTTTATAATTGATGGAAGAGTGATTTTAAAGGTGAGAAGTGATGAACAATCGATACGACAATCTACCAGAACAATTAGGGGAGGCGATCGCCCAACAATTGATATTGAATGGTGCAGAGCATCGGATCAAATCTTCGGCATTGGCAACTTTGGCTAA
- a CDS encoding coiled-coil domain-containing protein: MNNRYDNLPEQLGEAIAQQLILNGAEHRIKSSALATLAKHRDGRRKSRRNKILTAIAITWIFGSFGYWIGGKLPFAVAQSESKTTLPSAAATQPRLLRINLSLSSPSDLKVVQGQRLVAGQVISDRDEERKRLTSQLESYRNTIKRLELDVPKPLEPLTINRSRELPAQSFAEFEAETDLQRVKVEAAKEKVTLQQRKLDLMATIDPKDLPAGADAHEQQKLAQAKSDLAKEEAVMQLKLGQFETAKANRSLKEYDAEQEKVRAAIAANQTQLEYQKALADWNRGEQDRQFRIADLRSKIGEVENKLQEISTVRAQYASEVKRIRYVKQVNNNIDVELLLYVADGSDRPKVTQSQRSTVEQPFNQESFTKPSAKP; the protein is encoded by the coding sequence ATGAACAATCGATACGACAATCTACCAGAACAATTAGGGGAGGCGATCGCCCAACAATTGATATTGAATGGTGCAGAGCATCGGATCAAATCTTCGGCATTGGCAACTTTGGCTAAACACCGTGACGGGCGGCGTAAATCTCGCAGGAATAAGATCCTCACAGCGATCGCTATTACTTGGATATTTGGATCATTTGGTTATTGGATAGGCGGTAAACTGCCCTTTGCAGTGGCACAGTCGGAAAGCAAAACTACTTTGCCAAGTGCAGCCGCCACACAGCCAAGGTTATTAAGAATTAATTTGAGTCTGTCGAGTCCTTCAGATCTCAAGGTTGTCCAAGGTCAGCGACTAGTCGCAGGTCAGGTCATTAGCGATCGCGATGAAGAACGTAAACGGCTCACCTCACAGCTTGAAAGTTATCGAAATACGATCAAGCGCTTAGAACTTGACGTACCTAAGCCCTTGGAGCCATTGACTATTAATCGGTCTAGGGAATTGCCAGCCCAGAGTTTTGCCGAGTTTGAGGCGGAAACGGACTTGCAACGGGTAAAAGTTGAAGCGGCGAAGGAAAAAGTTACTTTGCAGCAAAGGAAACTTGATCTCATGGCAACCATTGATCCCAAAGACTTGCCAGCAGGTGCGGATGCTCACGAACAGCAAAAATTGGCACAGGCTAAATCAGATTTAGCTAAGGAAGAAGCGGTTATGCAGTTGAAACTAGGTCAATTTGAGACGGCTAAGGCTAATCGTTCTTTGAAAGAATACGATGCCGAACAGGAAAAGGTACGCGCCGCCATTGCTGCTAATCAAACACAGCTTGAATATCAAAAGGCTCTTGCTGATTGGAATCGTGGGGAGCAGGATCGGCAATTTCGGATCGCTGACTTGCGTAGCAAGATTGGTGAAGTTGAAAATAAGCTTCAGGAAATTTCGACAGTGAGGGCGCAATATGCCAGTGAAGTTAAACGGATTCGCTATGTTAAGCAAGTTAACAACAATATTGATGTTGAATTGCTTTTGTATGTCGCCGATGGCAGCGATCGCCCAAAAGTTACCCAGTCCCAACGGTCAACAGTTGAGCAGCCCTTTAATCAAGAATCCTTCACCAAGCCAAGCGCCAAGCCTTAA
- a CDS encoding thermonuclease family protein yields MRKIFDTAIEISIIVGAIALFMYHRNEQELTKRPSYEGNQAAIARAIRSEDTQYKICQTTKVSDGDTIAVDCDGEKLRLRFCGIDAPESKQPLGAESKALLSNLVEGKQVIVRPMEQDRYDRTVAEVSVKVGNDEYAHNVNTEMVRAGMAYHYKQYSSNCPSREAIAEAEDEARSKKIGVWSGDYEKPWEYRKKNK; encoded by the coding sequence ATGCGGAAGATTTTTGATACTGCTATCGAGATTTCAATAATTGTTGGAGCGATCGCCTTATTTATGTACCACCGCAATGAACAAGAGCTGACCAAACGCCCATCCTATGAAGGTAATCAGGCTGCGATCGCTCGAGCAATCAGGTCGGAGGATACACAATATAAAATTTGCCAAACTACCAAAGTCAGTGATGGGGACACGATCGCAGTTGATTGTGATGGGGAAAAGCTTAGATTACGATTCTGTGGAATAGACGCACCTGAATCTAAACAACCATTGGGCGCAGAATCTAAGGCTCTATTATCAAATTTGGTTGAAGGTAAGCAAGTGATTGTCCGTCCTATGGAGCAAGATCGATACGATCGCACAGTTGCCGAGGTCAGTGTCAAAGTTGGCAATGATGAGTATGCTCACAATGTAAACACTGAGATGGTCAGGGCAGGGATGGCTTACCACTACAAACAATATTCAAGCAATTGTCCAAGTCGTGAGGCGATCGCTGAAGCAGAGGATGAGGCTAGGTCTAAAAAAATCGGTGTGTGGTCTGGTGATTATGAAAAGCCTTGGGAATATAGGAAAAAGAATAAGTAA
- a CDS encoding sigma-70 RNA polymerase sigma factor region 4 domain-containing protein: MAEQTNLEAIFALRKKSIDNNNHPITKVVGKQLSQFGFSTQMVHEVMNEVCVRAAKCPYQISNPEAWFKVTSFNIVREKSRDRERIEFNDSDDYSNSASCDEVEESDDVVIKGKTIDYYSPFLKKAWNESLSPDERFILSVKIFKDKSWKEVTEAVAKYNDKPTTESNMRQKGCRALQKLKNAITDFQTTGNPQ, encoded by the coding sequence ATGGCAGAACAAACAAACCTAGAAGCAATATTTGCTTTACGCAAAAAGTCGATCGACAACAATAATCATCCGATTACTAAAGTTGTTGGGAAGCAACTATCTCAGTTCGGGTTTAGTACACAGATGGTTCATGAGGTAATGAACGAGGTTTGTGTTCGAGCTGCTAAATGCCCTTATCAAATTAGTAACCCTGAAGCTTGGTTTAAGGTTACCAGCTTCAATATTGTGAGGGAGAAGAGTAGAGATAGAGAGCGCATTGAGTTTAATGATTCTGATGACTACAGCAATTCAGCATCATGCGATGAAGTAGAAGAAAGTGATGATGTTGTGATTAAGGGCAAAACCATTGATTATTACTCTCCATTTCTGAAAAAGGCTTGGAACGAGTCATTATCGCCTGATGAACGCTTCATCCTCTCAGTAAAAATTTTCAAAGACAAGAGTTGGAAGGAGGTAACGGAGGCAGTTGCCAAATACAATGACAAACCAACTACAGAATCAAACATGAGGCAAAAAGGCTGTCGTGCGCTTCAAAAACTCAAAAATGCTATTACTGATTTCCAAACTACAGGAAACCCTCAATAA